From one Suricata suricatta isolate VVHF042 chromosome 8, meerkat_22Aug2017_6uvM2_HiC, whole genome shotgun sequence genomic stretch:
- the ZNF768 gene encoding zinc finger protein 768, translating into MEREASPWGLEPGDVQSPDEVGSPEGSLKGNVSENEEEEMSQQEGTGDYEVEEIPFGLEPQSPGFESQSPRFEPESPGFESRSPGFVPPSPEFAPRSPESDSQSPEFEPQSPRYEPQSPGYEPKSPGYEPRSPGYEPKSPGYEPRSPGYEPQSPGYEPQNPEFKTQSPEFEAQSSKFQEGAEMPLNPEEKNSLSIPLGVHPLDSFTQGFGEQPTGALPLGPPFEMPTGALLATPQFEMLQNPLGLTGTLRGPGRRGGRARGGQGPRPNICGICGKSFGRGSTLIQHQRIHTGEKPYKCEVCSKAFSQSSDLIKHQRTHTGERPYKCPRCGKAFADSSYLLRHQRTHSGQKPYKCPHCGKAFGDSSYLLRHQRTHSHERPYSCPECGKCYSQNSSLRSHQRVHTGQRPFSCGICGKSFSQRSALIPHARSHAREKPFKCPECGKRFGQSSVLAIHARTHLPGRTYSCPDCGKTFNRSSTLIQHQRSHTGERPYRCAVCGKGFCRSSTLLQHHRVHSGERPYKCDDCGKAFSQSSDLIRHQRTHAAGRR; encoded by the exons ATGGAACGGGAGGCGTCGCCGTGGGGCCTCGAGCCCGGGGATGTGCAAAGTCCTGATGAAGTGGGGAGCCCCGAAGGGTCCCTCAAAG GCAACGTGAGTgagaatgaggaagaagaaatgtcTCAACAAGAAGGCACTGGGGACTATGAGGTCGAAGAGATACCTTTTGGGCTTGAGCCCCAGAgccctgggtttgagtcccaaaGCCCCAGATTTGAGCCTGAAAGCCCAGGTTTTGAGTCCCGAAGCCCTGGGTTTGTGCCCCCAAGCCCTGAATTTGCACCCAGAAGCCCTGAATCAGATTCTCAGAgccctgagtttgaaccccaaagCCCTAGGTATGAGCCCCAGAGCCCTGGGTATGAACCCAAGAGCCCTGGATATGAACCCCGGAGCCCTGGGTATGAACCCAAGAGCCCTGGATATGAACCCCGGAGTCCCGGATATGAACCCCAGAGCCCGGGATATGAGCCCCAGAACCCTGAGTTCAAAACCCAAAGCCCTGAATTTGAAGCTCAAAGTTCCAAATTTCAGGAAGGCGCAGAGATGCCTCTGAATCCAGAGGAAAAGAATTCCTTGAGCATCCCCTTGGGAGTCCATCCCTTGGACTCCTTCACCCAGGGATTTGGGGAGCAGCCCACAGGGGCCCTACCCCTAGGGCCACCTTTTGAGATGCCCACGGGGGCCCTCCTGGCTACACCCCAGTTTGAGATGCTCCAGAATCCCCTGGGCCTGACTGGGACCCTTCGGGGGCCAGGCCGGCGGGGTGGCCGGGCCAGGGGCGGGCAGGGCCCTCGGCCTAACATCTGTGGTATCTGTGGGAAGAGCTTTGGGCGGGGCTCCACCCTGATCCAGCACCAGCGCATCCATACCGGTGAGAAGCCCTATAAATGTGAGGTCTGTAGCAAGGCCTTCTCCCAGAGCTCTGACCTCATCAAACACCAGCGCACCCACACGGGCGAGCGGCCCTACAAGTGTCCCCGTTGTGGCAAGGCCTTCGCTGACAGCTCTTACCTGCTTCGCCACCAGCGCACCCACTCTGGTCAGAAGCCCTACAAGTGCCCGCACTGCGGCAAGGCCTTCGGTGACAGCTCCTACCTCCTGCGGCACCAGCGCACCCACAGCCACGAGCGGCCCTACAGCTGCCCCGAGTGCGGCAAGTGCTATAGCCAGAACTCTTCCCTGCGCAGTCACCAGCGGGTGCACACCGGGCAAAGGCCCTTCAGCTGTGGCATCTGTGGCAAGAGCTTCTCGCAGCGCTCGGCCCTGATCCCCCATGCCCGCAGCCACGCCCGCGAGAAGCCCTTCAAGTGCCCTGAGTGCGGCAAGCGCTTCGGCCAGAGCTCCGTGCTGGCCATCCACGCCCGCACCCACCTGCCAGGCCGCACCTACAGTTGCCCCGACTGTGGCAAGACCTTCAACCGCTCGTCCACGCTGATCCAGCACCAGCGCTCCCACACGGGCGAGCGGCCCTACCGGTGCGCTGTGTGCGGCAAGGGCTTCTGCCGCTCGTCCACGCTGCTGCAGCATCACCGGGTCCACAGCGGGGAGCGGCCCTACAAGTGCGATGACTGTGGAAAGGCCTTCTCGCAGAGCTCCGACCTCATCCGCCACCAGCGGACCCATGCAGCTGGCCGCCGCTGA